The genome window GTGACCTGACGGCGAAATATTCTTGCGCAGATTTCGCGAGACGCCGGACGGAATGGGGCGTATCACCCCTGAACCGCGCGCGAAACTGGGAGTCCGATCCATGTCCACGAACGATCGCAATGCCATCCTGGTGCTGCTGGCAGGGTTCCTGCTGCTGGCCGTCAGTTTCGGCGCGCGCATCTCCTTCGGTGTCTTTCTGCCGGCGATGCCGGAAGCCACCGGATTCGATATCAGCTCGATCTCGCTCGTCCTCGCCATCCAGAATCTCGTATGGGGGGCCGCGCAGCCTTTCGCCGGGCGTCTGTCGGATCGGTACGGTGCGGCGCCGGTGGCGTTCGCCGGTGCAGTGCTCTACGCCGGTGGTCTCGCGGTTACGGCCTATTCGGACAGCTATCTGCTGTTCGGTGCATCCGCCGGGATTGCGCTGGGCATGGCCCAGGCCGCGATCGGGTTTCCTGTCATTCTGGCGGCGATCGGCCGTACCACCAGCGATAAACGGCGCGGGCTCTTCCTGGGCATCGCGACGGCAGGGGGCAGCTTCGGCCAATTGGTCTTCTCACCGCTCAGCGATGTTTTCCTGCAGAGTTTCGGCCTGATCGACGCTTTCCTGGTCATGGGGGCGATCTGTCTGGCGGCCGCGACGCTGACGGTCCTGATACGCCGCGAAAGCCGCCCGACCGAGGCGGAACGGGTGGCGGCGGCTGCTGCGCCGGGTCAGGCACTGGGCGAGGTGCTCGGCCGCGCCATGGCCGACCGCAGCTTCCTGCTGCTCATCGCCGGCTTCTTCGTCTGCGGGTTTCACCTGGCCTTCATCGCCGTGCACCTGCCGAATTTTGCGGTCCTCTGCGGCCTGCCGAAGAGCACCGGGACCTACGGACTGGCGGTCATTGGTGCCTTCAACATCATCGGCACGATCGTGGCCGGACAGATCGGCGGGTCGTTCCGGCCGAAATATCCACTGGCGATGATCTACTTCCTGCGCGGCGTTGCCGCCCTGGCGCTGCTTTTCATCCCGGTCACCGAATTCGTGCTGATCGCGTTCAGCGCGGTCATCGGGCTGCTGTGGCTGTCGACCGTGCCGCTGACCAGCCTGACTGTCGCCAAGCTGCACGGTCCCGCCAATGTCGGCATGCTGTTCGGCATCGTGTTCTTCAGCCACCAGGTTGGCAGTTTCATCGGGCTGGTCATGGCCGGGGAATTCATCGAACGCTTCGGAAACTACGATCTGATGTGGATCGCCAGTGCCGCACTTGGGCTGTTCGCTGCCCTGGTCCATCTGCCGATCGAAGATAACCGCAAGCTCCAGCCCGCGTGATCCGGTGCGACCGGTTTGTGACTTGGCAAATCGGGAGGACGGGCTACATAGGGACCCGTAACCCGCGCCTCCCGAGAGAGTCTTTTCCCATGTCACGACTGGAATCCTTCATCCGCCGGATGGATGCGCAGCGCCGGCTGCTCAACGACGCCATGGCGGACGTCGCGGACAAGGACGGCATCGTCCTGGAGCTGGGGCTCGGCAACGGCCGGACCTACGACCATCTGCGTGAAAACATGCCGGGCCGTGACATCTATGTCTTCGAGCGGGAAGTCCGCGCGCATCCCGGCTGCATTCCGCCGGACAACCGACTGTATCTGGGACATGTGATCGAGCAGCTGGAACGGGCCGCGCAAGATTTGGGGCCGCGCGCGATCCTGGTTCACAGCGATGTCGGCAATGGCGACGAACCGGCCAGCATCGATTTCGGACGCACGATCCTGGCCCCGGCCCTCAAGCCGCTATTGGCCCCGGGGGCCCGTATCCTCAGCGACCAGCCGGTGCCGGTCGACGGTTCGGTGGAACTGGAAAAGCCCGCCGACATGGATCCGGAGCGGTATTACATCTACCGCTATCTGGGCTAACGACCCGACTGCCGCCATCTCAATGGCGGTAGCTGTCTGTGCCGGATATTGAAAGGTTCCTGCTTTCGCAGGAACACGGTGGAGGCTGGGGCCCAATCAAAGCGCCCAAGACACGCATTGAACCTAGCCGTGCTTCTGCGAAAGCAAAAGCCTTCGCGGCGACCTCTCGGTGCCGCATGCCCCCACCCGACCGTGGCGGTGCCCCCCTCTCCCGGAGGGAGAGGGGGATAAGGCGCCTACACGCCACCCATCAGGATGTATTTCATCTCGCAGAATTCATCGAGGCCGTACTTGGAACCCTCGCGGCCCAGGCCGGATTCCTTGACGCCGCCGAACGGCGCGACCTCGGTCGACAGGATGCCGGTGTTCAGGGCAACCATGCCGTATTCCAGCTGTTCCGCGACGCGCCAGACGCGGCCGATATCGCGGGCATAGAAATAGGAGGCCAGGCCGAACTCCGTATCGTTCGCCATGGCGACGACTTCATCCTCGTCCTTGAAGCGGAACAGCGGGGCCAGCGGGCCGAAAGTCTCGTCCTTCGATACCATCATGTCCTGTGTGACATTGGCCAGGACCGTGGGCTCATAGAAGGACATGCCCAGTGCATGGCGCTGACCGCCGGTCAGGACACTCGCCCCTTTCGACGTCGCATCGGCCAGATGTTCCTCGACCTTGTCCACCGCGGACATGTCGATCAGCGGGCCGATGACGACGCCGTCATCGACACCGTTGCCGATCTTCAGCGCCTTGACCTTCGCGGCCAGTTTCTCGGCGAATTCGTCGTAGACCGCGTCCTGGACATAGATCCGGTTGGCGCAGACGCAGGTCTGACCGGCGTTGCGGAACTTGCAGATGATGGCGCCATCAACCGCCGCGTCGATGTCGGCGTCGTCGAAGACGATGAAGGGTGCGTTGCCGCCCAGTTCCATGGATACCTTCTTCACCGTGTCGGCGCATTGCTTGATCAGGATCTTGCCGATCTCCGTCGAGCCGGTGAAGGAAACCTTGCGCACGATCGGGTTGCCGGTCATCTCACCGCCGATCGCGCCGGCCGAGCCGGTGACGACGGACAGAACACCTTTCGGTACGCCCGCGCGTTCCGCCAGTTCGGCAAGCGCCAGTGCCGACAGCGGCGTCTGGGACGCGGGCTTGGCGACGGCGGGGCAGCCGGCGGCCAGCGCCGGACCGGCTTTGCGCGTGATCATGGCAATCGGGAAGTTCCACGGCGTGATGAAGGCCGTGACGCCGATCGGCTGCTTGATGACGACAATGCGCTTGTCATCCTGATGCTGCGGGATGACATCGCCGTACATCCGCTTTGCTTCCTCGGCGAACCATTCCAGGAAGGAGGCGCCGTAGGCGACCTCACCCTTGGCTTCCGGCAGGGGTTTGCCCTGTTCGCTGGTCATGATCAGCGCCAGATCGTCGGCATTTTCATGCATCAGTTCGAACCAGCGGCGCAGGATCGCGGCGCGGTCCTTGGCGAGTTTGGAACGCCAGGCCGGCCAGGCGGCGTTGGCGGCCTCAATGGCACGTCGGGTTTCGTCGGCGCCCATCTTCGGCACCGTGGCGATAACTTCGCCGGTCGCCGGGTTGGTGACATCGATGGTCTCGCCACTGTCGGCGTCGACCCACTGGCCGTCGATGTAACCCTGCTGCTTCAGCAGGCTCGGGTCCTTGAGGCTCAGGCCCTTGGTCTTGATCTCATTCATGATGTCCACCCTTTTCTTGCGTGGCGGCGGTCTTTCGGTCGCGCCGCGATAAATCTCGGACGGAATCGGTACTCCGCCGAGGCAGGCATGGCAAGGGATGGGGCGGGGAAAGATCTGTGACCACCGGACCGGACGCAACGTTGCCGCTGCGTCCGGGGCGTATTAAGTTCCAGGGCCGCGCTATTCCGCGGCGGCGTAGGTCATGAACCGTAACGGGTAGTCCGCCTCTTCCGTGTAGATCGACCCGGTATGCGACAGGAAGCTGGAATACAGCACGAACCGATCAGCATCGAAGCCCAGATTGCGCGGCAGCCGCCTTTCGGCGACGAAACGCTCCGCACAGTCGATGCTGGTCGTCTTCAGGCGTCCCAACGTGATATGCGGATGGAACTTTCTGCTTTCTGGCCGCAATCCGCAACGTACCGCCGCGGATTCGATCTTTCGCTGGAGATGCAGAAGCCCGTCATTTTTGCGGACATTGGCAATCAGGGCACTGGGTTTTCGCTTGTTGCCGAACCAGCCGAGACCGTCCAGCGTGACATCGAAGCCGGGGGCATCGATCCGCATCAGAGTGTGTGCGAGATCCTCGGCCATGCCGAAATCGATCTCGCCGATGAAGCGGAGTGTCAGGTGGAAGTTCTCGGGATCGGTCCAGCGGGCACCGGGCAGTCCGTTCTGCAACCCGGTCAGCACGTGCCGAACATCCGCTGGCACGGGCAGGGCGACGAATAGCCGTATCATGGCGCGCCTCCA of Alphaproteobacteria bacterium contains these proteins:
- a CDS encoding MFS transporter, with the protein product MSTNDRNAILVLLAGFLLLAVSFGARISFGVFLPAMPEATGFDISSISLVLAIQNLVWGAAQPFAGRLSDRYGAAPVAFAGAVLYAGGLAVTAYSDSYLLFGASAGIALGMAQAAIGFPVILAAIGRTTSDKRRGLFLGIATAGGSFGQLVFSPLSDVFLQSFGLIDAFLVMGAICLAAATLTVLIRRESRPTEAERVAAAAAPGQALGEVLGRAMADRSFLLLIAGFFVCGFHLAFIAVHLPNFAVLCGLPKSTGTYGLAVIGAFNIIGTIVAGQIGGSFRPKYPLAMIYFLRGVAALALLFIPVTEFVLIAFSAVIGLLWLSTVPLTSLTVAKLHGPANVGMLFGIVFFSHQVGSFIGLVMAGEFIERFGNYDLMWIASAALGLFAALVHLPIEDNRKLQPA
- the thpR gene encoding RNA 2',3'-cyclic phosphodiesterase → MIRLFVALPVPADVRHVLTGLQNGLPGARWTDPENFHLTLRFIGEIDFGMAEDLAHTLMRIDAPGFDVTLDGLGWFGNKRKPSALIANVRKNDGLLHLQRKIESAAVRCGLRPESRKFHPHITLGRLKTTSIDCAERFVAERRLPRNLGFDADRFVLYSSFLSHTGSIYTEEADYPLRFMTYAAAE
- the gabD gene encoding NADP-dependent succinate-semialdehyde dehydrogenase yields the protein MSLKDPSLLKQQGYIDGQWVDADSGETIDVTNPATGEVIATVPKMGADETRRAIEAANAAWPAWRSKLAKDRAAILRRWFELMHENADDLALIMTSEQGKPLPEAKGEVAYGASFLEWFAEEAKRMYGDVIPQHQDDKRIVVIKQPIGVTAFITPWNFPIAMITRKAGPALAAGCPAVAKPASQTPLSALALAELAERAGVPKGVLSVVTGSAGAIGGEMTGNPIVRKVSFTGSTEIGKILIKQCADTVKKVSMELGGNAPFIVFDDADIDAAVDGAIICKFRNAGQTCVCANRIYVQDAVYDEFAEKLAAKVKALKIGNGVDDGVVIGPLIDMSAVDKVEEHLADATSKGASVLTGGQRHALGMSFYEPTVLANVTQDMMVSKDETFGPLAPLFRFKDEDEVVAMANDTEFGLASYFYARDIGRVWRVAEQLEYGMVALNTGILSTEVAPFGGVKESGLGREGSKYGLDEFCEMKYILMGGV
- a CDS encoding class I SAM-dependent methyltransferase — its product is MSRLESFIRRMDAQRRLLNDAMADVADKDGIVLELGLGNGRTYDHLRENMPGRDIYVFEREVRAHPGCIPPDNRLYLGHVIEQLERAAQDLGPRAILVHSDVGNGDEPASIDFGRTILAPALKPLLAPGARILSDQPVPVDGSVELEKPADMDPERYYIYRYLG